One Echinicola strongylocentroti DNA window includes the following coding sequences:
- a CDS encoding phage tail tape measure protein has protein sequence MAKVKEDISRVRLQVDGKQGINELGKLEMEAKELQIDMKNAKKGTDEYVRANKKLADVRKQIRGLREELGLSGMTLGQLTRYQRELRNEIRHTTTSGTKDYKRLKAELRDVNKEIRNQNAELRGSKGFFSGIKKELMSFGVIALSALGATEIFSQFQSMIDGSARLSDALADVQKTTNLTDEELEKLSKTLKTFNTRTPRRELLGLAEIAGRLGITSRKDIEGFVRAADKINVSLGDALGDPEKVMRELGKLTDTYDIKAALGIEDSLLKVGSAINDLGMASTANEGYLVEFSKRMGGVAPLAKITIQDILGLGATLDSLGQTSEVSSTALSKLFLDMAKNAKQYAKYAKLEVTEFVELMNNDANEAFLRVLEGVKGNSDGITQLASTMVDLEQDGGRVVGVLGTLANNTEKLRQQQDIANSSFEKGTSVIDEFNTKNNNFAANLEKVQKWLAGMFVNSAIMDGLNRFVSKWAEWIEIPVSETMQAERTEMMQLYTQIITTNEGMEERRKLINKLIENHPQHLGNLNAEKISNNELANAIARANEEMINSIALKIKEEEIIDQSEEVADKLIQKTDTERRVREQMVAIAEKYNLELKEGNNLIETATNLANEAGKQSSVWDFLNPGTSDSRGLIDEIAKLKVETNSYNESLEENKALMDAKNQLAKDLGINLKNSISDETIDKWEEFQDKISNNPLSTGTDIGKENELIAVNKKYDLLEKELKEHLDNQIATHKQYEDTLAELQSMRTTEVKAVNAKYKDDRDPDKKGNDTGLPIDPDKALAELEKLEKQWLAYQEKIRQIRQEYQMAGMDEENQEIIRTQQKYDTLQAELKSFYDQGTISLKEYVDESVQLELEKEQRLDLIRSTYIDKAEQDRQEAATKVLEALGKEKELAILQTNNRFQKLLDMADEHGFDKAEIIEKWEKEIQKIEKEYGDASVEGERTNAEARIEIARGMSQALGGAIDFIGNKSGELTKFQKVLTAAQIGIDLAASLSSVVPKVIAGSGGNPLVFASYLATMTGAILAAIGKAKSALSSTSVPEWKGGTEKEKETPQRPQGNRRSSSTVTSFYSGGDTGRSGMGIGDRYGEFTGYVHKDEYVVPSFIRSHPYVADVLPAIEAIRQEKTRGFYKGGESNGTKTPITPINNSDPEMLTLLKSIDSKLDNLPTSIKAYLVDSELEEFRNKRQKLKDKYIK, from the coding sequence ATGGCTAAAGTAAAAGAAGACATCTCCCGCGTCCGCCTGCAGGTGGACGGCAAGCAAGGCATCAACGAACTCGGCAAGCTCGAAATGGAAGCCAAGGAGCTCCAGATCGACATGAAGAATGCCAAGAAAGGCACCGATGAATATGTCCGGGCCAACAAAAAATTGGCAGACGTCAGAAAGCAGATCCGCGGGCTACGGGAAGAGCTGGGACTATCCGGAATGACCCTTGGCCAGCTGACCAGGTATCAGCGTGAGCTACGAAACGAGATCCGGCATACCACCACCAGCGGCACCAAGGATTACAAACGCCTCAAGGCAGAGCTGCGGGATGTAAATAAAGAGATCCGCAACCAAAACGCTGAACTCCGCGGCAGCAAAGGCTTCTTTAGCGGCATCAAAAAAGAGCTGATGAGTTTCGGGGTTATTGCCCTATCTGCACTAGGAGCGACTGAAATATTCAGCCAGTTCCAATCCATGATAGACGGATCGGCAAGGCTTTCTGACGCCTTGGCAGATGTGCAGAAAACTACCAACCTTACCGATGAAGAGCTCGAAAAACTCAGCAAAACCCTGAAGACTTTTAACACCCGAACGCCACGCAGGGAGCTACTGGGACTGGCGGAAATAGCCGGCCGCCTAGGGATCACCTCCCGGAAAGACATCGAGGGATTTGTCCGCGCCGCTGATAAAATCAACGTCTCCCTTGGCGATGCGCTTGGTGATCCGGAGAAAGTCATGCGTGAACTGGGTAAACTTACCGACACCTATGATATCAAAGCCGCTTTAGGCATTGAGGATTCCTTGCTCAAAGTCGGGTCCGCCATTAATGATCTTGGCATGGCATCCACCGCTAATGAGGGCTACTTGGTGGAATTCTCAAAACGCATGGGCGGCGTGGCGCCACTGGCCAAGATCACCATTCAGGACATCCTTGGCCTAGGTGCCACGCTGGACAGCTTGGGCCAGACTTCAGAAGTATCCAGCACCGCCCTTTCCAAGCTCTTCCTGGACATGGCCAAAAATGCCAAGCAATACGCCAAGTATGCCAAATTGGAAGTAACAGAGTTCGTGGAACTGATGAACAATGATGCCAATGAGGCATTCCTTCGCGTGCTTGAAGGCGTCAAGGGAAATTCCGATGGCATCACCCAACTGGCGTCCACAATGGTCGACCTGGAGCAGGATGGAGGGCGAGTGGTCGGCGTACTCGGTACCCTAGCCAATAACACGGAAAAACTACGCCAGCAGCAAGACATCGCCAATTCATCCTTCGAAAAAGGCACTTCCGTAATCGACGAATTCAACACCAAAAACAACAACTTCGCCGCAAACTTGGAGAAGGTCCAGAAGTGGCTGGCGGGGATGTTCGTAAACAGTGCCATAATGGATGGCTTGAATCGGTTTGTATCCAAATGGGCTGAATGGATCGAAATCCCTGTGTCTGAAACTATGCAGGCAGAAAGGACAGAGATGATGCAATTATATACCCAAATTATAACCACTAATGAAGGGATGGAAGAGCGGAGAAAACTTATAAATAAGTTAATAGAAAATCATCCGCAACACTTGGGTAACCTCAACGCTGAAAAAATCTCCAATAATGAACTAGCAAACGCAATAGCAAGGGCAAATGAGGAAATGATAAATAGCATCGCCCTAAAAATTAAGGAGGAGGAAATAATTGATCAGAGCGAAGAAGTAGCGGATAAACTTATTCAAAAAACTGATACCGAGAGAAGAGTAAGAGAGCAAATGGTGGCAATTGCTGAAAAATACAACCTGGAATTAAAAGAAGGAAACAATCTTATTGAAACTGCTACAAATCTAGCTAACGAAGCAGGTAAACAATCCTCTGTTTGGGACTTTTTAAACCCTGGAACATCAGACTCCAGAGGACTAATTGATGAAATTGCTAAGCTTAAAGTTGAGACAAATTCTTATAATGAATCCTTGGAAGAGAACAAGGCGCTTATGGATGCTAAAAACCAATTGGCAAAAGATTTAGGAATAAATCTTAAAAATTCAATAAGTGATGAAACAATAGACAAATGGGAGGAATTTCAGGATAAGATATCAAACAACCCACTATCTACTGGTACTGATATTGGAAAAGAAAATGAACTAATTGCTGTAAACAAAAAATATGACCTTCTCGAGAAAGAGCTAAAAGAACACCTGGACAATCAAATAGCCACCCATAAGCAGTATGAAGATACTTTGGCCGAACTCCAAAGCATGAGGACAACAGAGGTAAAAGCTGTTAACGCGAAGTATAAGGATGATCGAGATCCCGATAAAAAAGGTAATGATACAGGCCTTCCAATTGACCCTGACAAAGCCTTAGCTGAACTCGAAAAGCTGGAAAAGCAATGGCTAGCTTATCAGGAAAAAATCCGGCAAATACGTCAGGAATACCAGATGGCTGGAATGGATGAAGAAAATCAGGAAATTATTCGTACCCAACAAAAATACGACACCCTGCAAGCTGAACTTAAGTCTTTTTATGACCAAGGTACCATATCCTTAAAGGAGTATGTAGATGAATCTGTCCAGTTGGAACTGGAAAAAGAACAACGACTTGACCTAATTAGATCTACCTACATCGATAAAGCTGAGCAGGACAGACAAGAAGCCGCTACAAAAGTTTTAGAGGCATTGGGCAAGGAAAAAGAATTGGCCATTCTACAAACCAATAATCGGTTCCAAAAATTATTGGATATGGCCGACGAGCATGGATTTGATAAAGCAGAAATAATCGAAAAATGGGAGAAAGAAATACAAAAAATTGAGAAAGAATATGGAGATGCATCAGTAGAAGGAGAACGGACCAATGCTGAAGCGAGAATTGAAATTGCAAGAGGCATGAGCCAAGCATTAGGAGGGGCGATTGATTTTATTGGGAACAAATCCGGAGAACTGACTAAGTTTCAGAAAGTACTTACTGCAGCCCAAATAGGAATTGACCTTGCTGCCAGTTTATCTAGTGTTGTTCCTAAGGTAATTGCAGGTTCAGGTGGTAATCCCTTAGTCTTTGCCAGTTATTTAGCCACTATGACAGGAGCAATTCTGGCAGCAATTGGCAAAGCTAAAAGTGCGCTAAGTTCTACCTCTGTACCAGAATGGAAAGGCGGGACCGAAAAAGAGAAAGAAACTCCACAGCGTCCACAAGGCAATAGGAGGTCTTCATCTACTGTTACTTCCTTCTATTCCGGAGGCGACACAGGACGATCCGGAATGGGCATAGGCGACCGGTATGGAGAATTCACGGGTTATGTCCATAAAGATGAATATGTGGTCCCGTCCTTTATTCGCTCTCATCCCTATGTAGCCGATGTGCTTCCGGCCATCGAGGCCATCCGGCAGGAAAAGACCAGAGGGTTCTATAAAGGCGGAGAGTCAAACGGTACTAAAACCCCAATAACGCCAATCAACAATTCGGACCCAGAGATGCTGACACTCCTGAAATCCATTGATTCCAAATTGGATAATTTACCGACAAGCATAAAAGCCTACCTGGTAGATAGTGAGCTGGAAGAGTTCAGAAATAAACGACAGAAATTAAAGGATAAATACATAAAGTAA